In the genome of Vicia villosa cultivar HV-30 ecotype Madison, WI linkage group LG7, Vvil1.0, whole genome shotgun sequence, one region contains:
- the LOC131617905 gene encoding uncharacterized protein LOC131617905 — MNPLIWHKVAAVSGVAALGLGTYGAHAFKPQNPSYKDVWHTASLYHLVHTAALVSAPITKNPNLFGGLLTAGILAFSGTCYTVAFLEDRKYSTLAPFGGFAFIAAWGSLFF; from the exons atgaacCCTCTAATTTGGCACAAAGTCGCTGCGGTTTCAG GTGTAGCAGCACTTGGATTGGGCACTTATGGTGCGCATGCTTTCAAGCCCCAAAACCCTTCTTACAAAGAT GTTTGGCATACAGCATCACTTTACCATTTGGTTCATACTGCCGCATTAGTTTCAGCTCCAATTACAAAAAATCCCAATCTT TTTGGAGGGCTTCTAACTGCTGGAATCTTGGCTTTCTCTGGGAC GTGTTATACGGTTGCATTTCTTGAAGACAGAAAATACTCAACCTTGGCTCCATTTGGCGGCTTTGCATTTATAGCAGCCTGGGGAAGCTTGTTTTTCTGA